ATGTGGAACTACATAGCAAGGAAAGGAAAAGATTGGTGGTAATTTCATAGTCAATGGAGGTTAGATGACTAAAAGGTGGTGGCAAAGAGGTTGTGGTGATACACTGATATGTTAGAGAATAAGAAGTTCCCCAGTAAGCAGGCCAACTCAGcacttttaaaaacaaaatttgaattatggaCTAAAATTTAAGAATCTAAGATtacaatctaaaaaaaaatctacagaTACTAAAATTGGAATTATTTCATATTGCAGGGATTGAAAACAATATTAACCctaacattattatttatatatttaattaagtatGTTGGTACAATAGATATACAAGTTTTCAGCAGTCAATATTTatagttttgtctttttaattagttaaatagacatctaaatatatatatatatattacttgaaATTGACTAAACCTAAACTTTATGTTGTCTAACCTATAGTCGTGTATCTAAATGCATGGCCTATTCTGACATAATTTAATACGTGTCGTTTGGTGCCAAATTGTATATATTGATTAcattatatacatataaattataGTAGAGTTTTAGAATTAAAAGATTGTATCAACCAAAATTGAGTTAAATAGAAGAGATTAAATTCTTGGAATATACTCATATTCGAATTCTTATTAAAAGAAATTTCTGTATTTAATATTCGACgtgtttcaaatttcaaataagattatattaaaaataatgtataagaaaaaagaaaaccattcaaattacttaaatatataaacattttgTATTCACACAGCCTTATTTTgctatcttttaaaaattaattaccatGAATGAACTTgggtgataaatataaatatatccaTGAACATGGCATGCATGATAAGAACTAATAAGTAATTGATTATTATTGACTCACAATACCAAAAGTCATTTGTtgttaaaacaaagaaacagaAATCTATTTAAAGTAGTGACATCTTTCAACAAATACTTTTCTATATTTTTGTTGGGATAAACTAGAGATAATTAACAATAACTATTTCAATaatgcaaaataatttttcctcCACCTGTGCAGTTAAAttgccaaacagaaaatacaattccatagagcaaaaataattggcagaaaattaaacatgagacaaacacaatttttaacgtagAAAACTTTccttgagagaataaaaaccacggacctagtccagtaaaaacttccaTAATAATTAATGGATACACCAGAGTCTTCTTAATAACAACAGGAAACATCAATCAACGATAACGActttataacaaccttccactaaagtggatatgccaaagtaactcttaaaagaagataaaactactcaaagtatatattaaagtaacaatggtagaaataacatactaaatttgtagatcaaacagaCAAGTTTGCTATACACTTGTTACCACCACCaaaaccaaacccttatttttattatctgGCAACAGTTCTCTTTTTCGTTCCTATAATTCTTAGGATTTCTCTTAAGATTtataaatcccttttatttccttcacgtgaGCCAAactcattaaatttttttttctttcttttatttcataataataatactgataataatactaataataaaactAGTAGGTTCCACTTGGAGAGTGAGTTCACCCAACATTTTGCTATCTTCTAAAACTTAATTACCATGAATGAACTTgggtgataaatataaatatatttataaatatatttatgaacaATGCATGATAAGAACTAATaagtaatttgattattattcTCCCACAGTAACAATGCATGATAAGAACTAATaagtaatttgattattattcTCCCACAGTAACAAAAGTCATTTGATGTTAAAACAAAGAAACGAAATCTATTTAAAGTAGTGACATCTTTCAACAAATACTCTTCATACGCAGTGATCAGAAGTTGAACACATGACCAAAGACTTAAGAGACTTAGTTATGTGGCACATGTCATACACTATATTGGTGAAACAAGTCTTCATATTCACTTCTTGTATGGCATGTGGTGAAACAAGTCTCGATATTACACCTATTTTGCAAATTATATTACcacaaggtttttttttttttttttaactaaaacacatatatatatttatttaaattagaagaaaataacaaaaattctGATGAAAAACGATAAATCTATGAACAAGCTCATAGTaactatattaatataataagacgacaaaatatttataaatgtgctaaaattaaaatgattgaaatattcatatttttgtatttgtatcGTTGACAATCAAATTATTGACTGAAttgataattgataaaaaaaattatctatcaATCCATAAACAAACAAAGATACATTATAGAAAATCAGGATTTGTAGTGTTCATGATCAAATATTCGACTAAATCTGTAATTGTTTGAAACTGATCTATCAATTTGAATCAAACAAGAATTGTAacacaataaaatcaaataacgtcgtaccaaaacaaaaaataaaataacaccaAGCTCAGATGAAAAAACATGAAAATACTATATTTATCTAAactatttatttagataaaatgaaataaaaagcAATATAAACGGGTGAttctaagaaaaaaatgttCTAAACCAATTTCACTTTAGATAGGAGGAGGTCAGATCTAAAACAATGTAGATGTTAGATTTAAAAACAaaagatgttttaaataaatggTTATAATTAACAACGGATAGTTGTCACATGGGATTatataatttgtaatttatttgcaaGTTGCCAAAAAGAGTGGTTGTTTCCAGCTGAAACAGTCCCTTAAATCATGGGATTAGCACGTTCATCCGCATATTAACCGTTGACTAGAGTTTGTGTATGTACGATTCATCTTCACTCCTATTCCACCAAAGACCTTTGTATATCGAAGTGTCATTACttccaaattaaatttttgaggGAGATTAATTTCACTTTAGTCTCTTAATTTTCCTATCAAAACAAACCAACATGGCAGAATCACTTCTCTTCGGTCTCGCTGAGTCATTCATCGGTAAGATTGCTTCTCGTGCTGTTGAAGAAGCTTCTCTTGCGCTTGGCGTCTATGACGATATGCAAGAGATAAAAAACACCGTCACCCTAATCAAAGCTGTGTTGTTGGATGCTGAGCAAAAGGAGAGGCAAAATCAGGAGCTGCGTGTATGGTTGCGACAGATCAAACGCGTCGTCTCCGATGCTGAAGATGTAGTTGATGATTTTGAATGTGAGGCATTGCGGAAGCACGTGGTCAACTCTTCAGGTAGCATTAGAAGAAAGGTACGGCGTATTTTCTCAAGTTCTAATCCTCTTGTTTATCGTCTTAGAATGGCGCATCAAATCAAAAATGTTAGAGATAGATTAGATAAGGTTGCTGCTGATAGGCTTAAGTTTGGTCTTCAAATCAATCACAACGACAATCGTGTTGTAGAAACGCGAGAATTGACTCATTCCAACGTAATTGATTCGGATGTGATAGGAAGGGAACCTGATAAACAAAAAATCATTGACCTCTTATTGCAAAATGATGGTGATAAAAGTCTCTCTGTGATTCCTATTGTGGGAATTGGAGGATTGGGAAAGACTACACTTGCAAAATGTGTGTTCAATGATAAGAGTGTAGTTGAGTCTTTTCCATTGAAGATGTGGGTCTGTGTCTCTGATGATTTTGAACTTAAGCATCTACTTGTTAAAATCCTCAATTCTGCTAGTGTGTCAAATAATAACCCAATTCACCATGAGAACTTTAAAATCTTTGATGTTGAGCAATtacaaaatcatataaaaaatgcACTTGCTGGTCATAAGTTCTTGCTCGTCTTGGATGACGTATGGAACGAGGATCGTGTCAAATGGGAAGAATTGAAAGATATAATACAAGTAATTGTAGGTTCTCAAGGGAGTAAAGTCGTGGTGACTACACGGAGCCACATAGTAGCCGACGTGATGGGAACTCATTCTTCTCACTTTTTGCAAGGTCTATCAGGAGACGATTCCTTGTCTGCATTTGTGAAATGGGCTTTTAAAGTGGGAGAAGGAGAAAATTATCCAGAGTTGATGGAGATTGGGAAAGAAATTGTGCAAAAATGTGGAGGGCTTCCTTTGGCCCTAAGAACATTGGGGAGTTCATTGTTCTTGAAATTTGATATAGATGATTGGAAGTTTGTTAGGGACAATGAGATTTGGAATTTATCACAAAAAAAGGATGATATATTGCCTGCtataaaattaagttatgaTCGGTTACCTTCTTATTTAAAACGATGCTTTGCTTGCTTCTCCCTCTTTGTAAAGGGCTACCAGTTGGATAGTCTTAGTGTTACTGCGATATGGGAGGCACTTGGTTTTCTTCCATCACCAAAGAAAGGTAAAGGCGTAGCAGATGTTGGCAATCAAATTTTGCATGAGTTACGGTCAAGATCTTTTCTTCAAGATTTTGTTGATTATGGCAATGGTTGCGAGTTTAAGTTGCATGATTTAGTGCATGATCTTGCATTATATGTTGCAGGAGATGAGTTTCAATTGTTGAAGTTTCGTAGTGAAAGTATTTTTGAGGATGTCCTCCATTTGtcattaattacaaataatgaTGATTTGTTTGGTCTAACACAAATTCCCACTAGACTGAGAAGCATTATTTTTCCTTCAGGAGCCAACAATGAAACTTTCTTGAATACTATGTTATCAAGGTGTAAATTCTTACGGATTTTGACGTTAGCAAATTCTAGATATGAGAGTTTGCCCCGCTCCATTGgcaaattaaaacatttaagaTATCTCAATCTTGAGAATAATATAGAACTGGAGAGCCTCCCAGATGCATTGTGCAAACTCCAGAATCTACACACTTTGAAACTCAATGGATGCATAAACCTTAAAAGATTACCCAATGAAATTGGAAACTTGATCAGCCTTCGACAATTACACATAACCACAAAACAATCTAACTTTCCAAACAAAGAGATTGCAAAGTTAACTTCCTTAGAAATTTTATCTGTCCGTCATTGTGACAATTTGGACTTGTTGTTTGAAGGAATACAACTTCCTAATCTTAAATTTTTGGATATTGCATATTGTGAGAATCTAAGGTCCTTGCCGCATCATGTTGTTCTGAACTTAGAAGGTTTGTTGATAACTGAGTGTAATAAGATGAAATTGTCATTGGACCATGATAGCTACATTCCTAATTTAAGGTTAAAGTTGCTATCTCTAGAATATTTGCCCCAGTTGGTGGTTTTACCTCAATGGTTGCAAGGATGTGCAAAAACATTACAAACCTTGGCACTTGAAAACTGTTACAATCTTCACGAGCTTCCTATGTGGCTGTCAACTTTCATTTCTCTCAAAACACTTTCATTGGAAAATTGTCCAAGATTGGTTTTGATCCCTAATGATGTGCACCACCTCAAAAACCTTGATTATGTGAAAATCAAAGGGTGTGTTGAATTATGTAAAAGTTACCATCCAAAAGATGGAATAAATTGGCACAAAATATCACACATCAAACAAGTTATAATATTACCAGAACTAGAAAATTAAGAGTTATTCATAGATATCACGGTCAAATTAGGAATATTTTTCTTTGGTTTGTTTTTTGTAATTGTTTGTGTAATAAAAGTGTCGTTTATGAGACTTTCTTTTTCTATTGAAGGAAtgcaatttttttcattatatatatttttttcataataaatttgaaaaagtatactattttgaaaaaacaaatacaTTCATCTATTAACTCTATTTTTCTTACTTTATTGTCCAATATACATGTTTACGCCTAAAACATTCTTAATTGTTAACTAAAAAAAAGTAGATGAGCCGAGTAGGACATATTATCCAATTAATTCAGTAAAAACTAGTAAAAGTTTTGACTAGGATTTAGGTGAAGAGAGATAGTTATGGAAGCAAATTATTTCCAAATTCAGCTTATGGAGTATTAATTGCTATTGTCATGCTACAAGGACCAAAACAACCTAAGGAGTTTTTCAGCAGcattaattatgaatttcattGGATTAAATATTACTCTTAGGTTCATACAACAAATTCAATCATGCTTCATTTAACAATTTAGTTTCACTATGGACTTAAAGACTATTTGATCCATAGCTGTAAATAGGTCAGAAACAAGTAAAACCGGCAGTACAAAGTGTTAATACCATGATTGTTCTCACAAGGATCTTCGattcaataaatcaattaagaacaaaaaaatgggggtatgatgattttgatttaattaagatgaaataacaaacaataaataaataaagttaaagcATCAATCAAAGACAACAAAATATTTGGTAGATTTCTTCATTGTtccaaattattataatttatatgatttgAAATATGTTacttaaatttcaaatattataatcttataagatttgatcaataaaattgaaatcTTGATCGCAATATCGAAGTTATATTGATTTGAATACAATTTCGAAGAACATAAATTATCAATTGGTTACCCATTTCCAATTAGATTTGAGATTAATCAATCGAAATTTCTAACTTCaatacaattattaaaataaccCAAATATCTAATCCGGCATAGATCAAACATAATCAtgcttttaaaactaaaattataattgaatacAAAAGAGAAGTAAATGCATACAAATTAACAATAAggaattcaaaattcaaaccaATTTTCTTGTGTATCTTGGATTGACAATATTTTAGTCTTCCATATATTGGAAgtgaaatataattcaaattttattttgggcCAAAAATTAATTGGTTCCACATTGTACCCCATATAAATACCTTTGTGTTTATTATTGAAAAGACTAATGTCATTTTTACCattgagaaaaacaaaaaatactttCTTCCATattctctctcttttctccatcatCTTCTCAAACACCAAAGTCTTCGATTATCGAtttttcaccattgattcaccctcCACTCTTGATTGTGTTCCAACatttggcatcaagagcctagTTCAGATCCAATTCCCGCTGCAAACATGTTTGTTTCCAATGACAAAATCCCTACCAACCTTCTGATTCTTGATTCGAAGAATTATGacaaatggcacaaacaaaTGAAAGTTTTGTTTGGATATCAAGATGTTCTTGATATGATTACCGATGGCATTACTCCTCTTGGTAAAGAGGCTACAGCAGCTCAACAAGCGAAATTCAAGGAAGATAAGAAGAAAGACTACAAGGCCCTCTTCTTGATTCATTCTTGCGTCGATAGTGACAATTTCGAAAAAGTTGGCGATTGCGACTCGGCGAAGACAGCTTGGGGTATTCTTGAGAAAGCTTATGCTGGTGTGGATAAGGCGAAGGTGGTGAGGTTACAAACTCATAAGCGGCAGTTTGAGTTACTTCAAATGGAAGACAAGGAAATGATTAACGATTACGTGACGCGTGTGACACGCTTGGGGAGTCAAATGAAGTCGTGTGGTGAAGCCGTTTCCGAACAGAATTTTGTGTCAAAGGTATTGCGTTCTTTAACACCAAGATTCGATAATATTGTGGTGGCGCTTGAGGAATCGAAGGATCTCAAGACAATGACGAAAGATGAACTTCAAAGTTCATTGGAAGCTCATGAACAAAGAATGGACGAAAGAGGAAACGATAAAGCCAAAGCGAAAGTTGCTTTTGCAAGCCCGTTTCAACGAGAAGAACAAGAAATCGAAAGGGAAATAGCCTTCTAGAGGAAAGAAAAATTTCCAGAATTTTGATGGAAAAGAGTCACAAAATTCAAGGAAAGGTGAGGGCAGTTCCAAAGGTGGTGGTCAAGACAACTACAAGTCATTCGACAAAAGTACCAAGAAGTGTTACAATTGTCAAAAGCTTGAGCATTTCGCAAGAGAGTGTAGAGCGAAACCAAGGGAGAATTATGCGGATGAGGCTAATTAtgaatgtaacaccccaaaattttcatatatattatatgtgtatctttttagtaattgctattattaaatttataattattctatatgtaaataaatcaaattaaattttatcacactctaatccatttttatttaattgttttggcgtgacaattacatgaggacgatttatgatgtgattattacctaaatggactattgtgcatttttttgattagtttcgataatcatgaaattgatgggttagatatgtttgttttattttgttatgtgtgagtggtattcttgtcttgcttgatttattttagttgataaaatattagttgaattatttaattaaattagaatttatataagttatattgtttgttagttttatttgcaaccaaataattatttattttaggagatattatagagttagtgaaaccaacctttatgtataagtgttttgaaaatatttttggtccatcctataaaaacaaaaattagtgacttgactcattcttttactctcccttatgacaagattttatgacaattcatggtgttttcttggcataatgtgcattgattcattttaaacacctttaatttattttttaaagaaagattataaatttaattattagttttttgtgcaattaagagaggacacaaaaagactatatttggatttaaatgttgttatctttgtggttgcctaagtggctagtgatttgtgtttttaatattttatatgtgtggttgtctaagtggtatggttggtggtttgtgttttaaatattgatatctttgtggttgcttaagtggctagtgatttgtgtttttaatattttatatgtgtggttgtctaagtggtatggttggtggtttgtgttttaaatattgatatctttgtggttgcttaagtggctagtgatttgtgtttttaatattttatatgtgtggttgtctaagtggtatGGCTGGTGATTTGGATTTAAatgttgttatctttgtggttgcctaagtggctagtgatttgtgtttttaatattttatatgtgtggttgtctaagtggtatggttggtggtttgtgttttaaatattgatatctttgtggttgcttaagtggctagtgatttgtgtttttaatattttatatgtgtggttgtctaagtggtatggttggtggtttgtgttttaaatattgatatctttgtggttgcttaagtggctagtgatttgtgtttttaatattttatatgtgtggttgtctaagtggtatGGCTGGTGATTTGGATTTAAatgttgttatctttgtggttgcctaagtggctagtgatttgtgtttttaatattttatatgtgtggttgtctaagtggtatggttggtggtttgtgttttaaatattgatatctttgtggttgcttaagtggctagtgatttgtgtttttaatattttatatgtgtggttgtctaagtggtatggttggtggtttgtgttttaaatattgatatctttgtggttgcttaagtggctagtgatttgtgtttttaatattttatatgtgtggttgtctaagtggtatggttggtggtttgtgttttaaatattgttatctttgtggttgcttaagtggttggtgatttgtgttttaaatatttgttatctttgtggttgcctaagtggctagtgatttgtgtttttaatattttatatgtgtggttgtctaagtggtatggttggtggtttgtgttttaaatattgttatctttgtggttgcttaagtggttggtgattttgtgttttaaatagtgatatctttgtggttgcctaagtggctagtgatttgtgtttttaatattttatatgtgtggttgtctaagtggtatGATTGGtggtttgtgttttaaatattgttatctttgtggttgcttaagtggttggtgatttgtgttttaaatatttgttatctttgtggttgcctaagtggctggggatttgtgtgattatctatgtgagtggtgacatgtacctttgagcatcattatcatttcataacatatcatatacatctttgtggacgcctgtgtggctgggtTTATTTtttcccattggtatgggtgacttctgtgtggacgcctgtgtggctggttatatccggatcatatatatttaggagcacttgcatacattttaatgttattttattttgatctaattatttgctatacgtttgctacttgatttatttagatacattctgtgacttttgatacatctttaagaactattaaagaatcaatttttttaaaatcttttattacgaaaagattttatattcatattttatggttgttaatttattatttggtttaattttgttgtgggatgaattgaccccttacaccaacactTAGGTACTAATGACttcaaagagttgcatgaatgacgtttgaTTGGTGCGCGCACGtgggaaaattatattttacttaaaagtaatattttgtattactaaatgTTTGCggcacattgtaaagttatttagaaaaaaattgaatgtcattaatttcagtcaacattgtttcttttgaatttcacttaaagagaatttattttattttggaccataaatgaatattgatctaataattggaatattaattttgcaaatgaataaataaataatattttagtaaattacattacgttcttttaatgagaaaaaaaaattaattagttgtttctaaaagaaaataaatatttttcagtaatattCGTATCAAAAATTCGGGGCGTTACAATGAACATGGTGCGTAGCATGTTGAAAGGGAAGAATTTGGCGAAAGAtctttggggagaagcagttgCTACAACCGCCTATGCGTTGAATATGTGTCCTACAAAGAAGCTGGAAAAGGTGACTCCAGAAGAGGTGTGGTCTGGATTCAAACCGAATTTGAGTCATTTGCGCGTTTTCGGTTCGGTAGCATTTCGACATATTCCGGGACAGCTTCGAAAGAAGCTTGATGACAAGAGTGAAATGATGTTGCTTGTTGGATATCATCCTACCGGAGGCTACAAGTTGTTTGATGTGAATAGCAAGAAGATCGTAATTAGTCAAGATGTGATCGTGGATGAGATACGGCAGTTTGACAGCAGAAAAACTGCCATATCAGCTTGGGAAAtctttgccaatcgatttatgccACAAAAATCGAAATCATGGATCTACTGGtaaagtgccaatcgatttaccaatcgatttaggTCGAAATCCTGGAGCTACTGgagaagtgccaatcgattctgCAATCGATCTTCTgcagaaaaatcagaattttgctTCTGGATTTTCTGcagaaaaatcataattttgctCCTGGAGAgggggaaatcgatttaccaatcgatttatgccACGAAAATCAGCATCCTGGAGCCTCTAGAgagttggaaatcgatttgccaatcgattttctgcagGAAAATCAGAATTTTCAGCCTGCTGAAGGTGCTGTACAGCAACCTTTCAGAACCAAAACAGGCAAATCAAGTAGACGATCAACAAGGCGAAGAGGATTGCCTCAAAGACTCCGTAATTGTGAATTGTTCCAAGATAGCGAGATCAACAATGAGGGTGATCTTATTCATTTCTCTCTAATGGCCGAATCCGAACCGGTGAATACGGATGAGGCATTAAGCGATCCAAAGTGGATGTGTGCTATGAAGGAAGAGCTGGAATCAATTGAAAGGAACAATACATGGATGTTGGTTGACTTACCAAAAGATAAAAAGGCTATTGGTGTGAAATGGGTCTACAAAGTGAAAGCGAATCCGAAAGGTGAAATAATCAAGCATAAAGCtcgattagttgcaaagggattTTTGCAAAAGAAAtggatagattttgatgaagtGTTTGCACCGGTAGCAAGACATGAAACCATCCGGTTAGTTGTTGCGATAGCTAATAACAACAGTTGGTcgttatatcaaatggacgtcAAATCGGCATTTTTGAATGGTCCACTTGATGAGGAGGTCTATGTTGGACANNNNNNNNNNNNNNNNNNNNNNNNNNNNNNNNNNNNNNNNNNNNNNNNNNNNNNNNNNNNNNNNNNNNNNNNNNNNNNNNNNNNNNNNNNNNNNNNNNNNNNNNNNNNNNNNNNNNNNNNNNNNNNNNNNNNNNNNNNNNNNNNNNNNNNNNNNNNNNAGATAAAGTTGGGATTGCTCATGCATCAAAAGAGGTATGCAATGGAGATCTTGAAGAGGTGTGATATGGAGCATTGCAATGCTGCCACAACACCAGCCGAGGCTCATTTACAGCTGTCCAAGAGTGAAGATGAGCAAGATGTGGATCCTACTCAATACCAGAGATTGGTAGGATCATTGCGTTACTTGTGCAATACGCGGCCAGATTTAGCATTTAGTGTCGGTATTGCAAGTAGGTTCATGGAGAGGCCAAAGGTATCACACTTGGCAGCAGTTAAGAGGATACTTAGATATGTGAAAGGTACTCTTGGCTGTGGAATTTTATTTCCTGCAAGTGACATGGGCAGAAGTTGCGAATTACTCGGATACACCGACTCCAATTGGTGCGGAGATAAGGATGATCGGAAATCAACGGCCGGTTATGTTTTTATGATCGGAGGGGCACCAATCTCTTGTTGTTCTAAAAAGGAGCCGGTGGTTGCTCTCTCTTCTTGCGAGGCGGAGTATATTGCAGCTTCATTATGTGCATGCCAAGCTATGTGGCTAGTGAACTTGCTGCGTGAGCTGGACAGCAACACGAGAGGAGCCGTTTTGCTGTTGATGGACAAT
The genomic region above belongs to Cicer arietinum cultivar CDC Frontier isolate Library 1 chromosome 4, Cicar.CDCFrontier_v2.0, whole genome shotgun sequence and contains:
- the LOC101496073 gene encoding putative disease resistance protein RGA3, with amino-acid sequence MAESLLFGLAESFIGKIASRAVEEASLALGVYDDMQEIKNTVTLIKAVLLDAEQKERQNQELRVWLRQIKRVVSDAEDVVDDFECEALRKHVVNSSGSIRRKVRRIFSSSNPLVYRLRMAHQIKNVRDRLDKVAADRLKFGLQINHNDNRVVETRELTHSNVIDSDVIGREPDKQKIIDLLLQNDGDKSLSVIPIVGIGGLGKTTLAKCVFNDKSVVESFPLKMWVCVSDDFELKHLLVKILNSASVSNNNPIHHENFKIFDVEQLQNHIKNALAGHKFLLVLDDVWNEDRVKWEELKDIIQVIVGSQGSKVVVTTRSHIVADVMGTHSSHFLQGLSGDDSLSAFVKWAFKVGEGENYPELMEIGKEIVQKCGGLPLALRTLGSSLFLKFDIDDWKFVRDNEIWNLSQKKDDILPAIKLSYDRLPSYLKRCFACFSLFVKGYQLDSLSVTAIWEALGFLPSPKKGKGVADVGNQILHELRSRSFLQDFVDYGNGCEFKLHDLVHDLALYVAGDEFQLLKFRSESIFEDVLHLSLITNNDDLFGLTQIPTRLRSIIFPSGANNETFLNTMLSRCKFLRILTLANSRYESLPRSIGKLKHLRYLNLENNIELESLPDALCKLQNLHTLKLNGCINLKRLPNEIGNLISLRQLHITTKQSNFPNKEIAKLTSLEILSVRHCDNLDLLFEGIQLPNLKFLDIAYCENLRSLPHHVVLNLEGLLITECNKMKLSLDHDSYIPNLRLKLLSLEYLPQLVVLPQWLQGCAKTLQTLALENCYNLHELPMWLSTFISLKTLSLENCPRLVLIPNDVHHLKNLDYVKIKGCVELCKSYHPKDGINWHKISHIKQVIILPELEN
- the LOC140920031 gene encoding uncharacterized protein, which gives rise to MFVSNDKIPTNLLILDSKNYDKWHKQMKVLFGYQDVLDMITDGITPLGKEATAAQQAKFKEDKKKDYKALFLIHSCVDSDNFEKVGDCDSAKTAWGILEKAYAGVDKAKVVRLQTHKRQFELLQMEDKEMINDYVTRVTRLGSQMKSCGEAVSEQNFVSKVLRSLTPRFDNIVVALEESKDLKTMTKDELQSSLEAHEQRMDERGNDKAKAKVAFASPFQREEQEIEREIAF